The following proteins come from a genomic window of Nitrospira sp.:
- a CDS encoding General secretion pathway protein F: MPVYQYQGYRNDGGAATGIIDAENVKVARLKLRKEGVYPTDVVEQGQAPSRSREKTLGRTERSIGRSVTLSATDLALMTRQFATLLVAGLPLVEALGVLVDQAEKKSIKALLADIREQIRGGKALSAVLETYEKDFSPIYVHMVRAGEASGALDQILFRLAEFLEKQLALRNKVTNAMLYPLIMLAIGSVILFFLITFVVPKITLVFAQQKQALPWPTVALMSVSQFFADYWMVLAGLILGGLYATRRFIRTGAGRTMADRLILKSPLIGDVARMVSISRLTSTLATMLASGVQLLDAMDVSKRVMNNRVLEETVETARQNIREGETIADPLKRSGEFPALVTHMIAVGEKSGEMEEMLRRVSQIYDGEVERVIARLTSLMEPIMILVMGAIVLFIVVAILLPIFEMGQMIR; the protein is encoded by the coding sequence ATGCCGGTCTATCAATATCAGGGCTACCGGAACGACGGCGGAGCCGCGACCGGCATCATCGATGCGGAGAACGTCAAAGTCGCCCGGCTCAAACTGAGGAAGGAAGGCGTCTATCCGACCGATGTCGTCGAGCAAGGCCAAGCACCGAGTCGGTCGCGAGAAAAAACGCTCGGCCGCACCGAGCGATCCATCGGCCGATCGGTCACCCTCAGCGCAACCGACCTGGCGCTCATGACAAGACAGTTTGCGACACTGCTCGTGGCAGGGCTCCCATTGGTCGAAGCCCTCGGCGTCTTGGTGGACCAAGCCGAGAAGAAATCCATCAAGGCTCTCCTCGCCGATATCCGTGAACAAATCCGTGGGGGCAAGGCGTTGAGCGCCGTCTTGGAGACATATGAAAAGGACTTTTCTCCCATCTATGTTCACATGGTACGAGCCGGCGAGGCCAGCGGCGCGCTGGATCAAATCTTGTTCCGGCTTGCGGAATTCCTGGAAAAACAACTCGCCCTGAGGAACAAGGTCACCAATGCGATGCTCTACCCTCTCATCATGCTCGCGATCGGGTCGGTGATCCTCTTTTTCCTCATTACCTTTGTCGTCCCCAAGATTACGCTCGTGTTCGCGCAACAGAAACAAGCACTTCCCTGGCCGACCGTCGCCTTGATGTCGGTCAGTCAGTTCTTTGCCGACTACTGGATGGTGTTGGCAGGACTTATCCTTGGAGGGCTCTATGCGACGCGGCGCTTCATCCGGACCGGAGCCGGCCGCACGATGGCGGACCGGTTGATACTCAAGTCCCCCTTGATCGGAGACGTCGCGCGGATGGTGTCGATTTCCCGGCTCACGAGCACCCTGGCCACGATGTTGGCCAGCGGAGTGCAATTGTTGGATGCGATGGATGTCTCGAAGCGCGTCATGAACAATAGGGTCCTTGAAGAAACGGTCGAAACGGCACGGCAGAACATCCGCGAGGGTGAGACGATCGCTGATCCCTTGAAGCGAAGCGGTGAATTTCCGGCCCTCGTCACCCATATGATCGCCGTCGGCGAAAAAAGCGGTGAGATGGAGGAGATGTTGCGCCGGGTCAGTCAAATATACGACGGTGAAGTGGAACGGGTCATCGCCCGCTTGACCTCCCTCATGGAGCCCATCATGATCCTTGTCATGGGCGCCATCGTTCTCTTCATCGTTGTCGCGATTCTTCTGCCCATCTTTGAAATGGGCCAGATGATCCGGTAG
- a CDS encoding Mobile element protein, whose translation MAVSLYVGIDIAKAQLDVACRPTSARWTVPHTARGIGRLVRRLRRVQPTLVVLEATGGLELNVASELAAAALPVAVVNPRQVRHFAKATGQLAKTDALDAAVLAQFAEAVRPIARPLPDEATRRLEALVNRRRQLLTMLTAEQNRHTRASRDMQIEIHAHMEWLTQRVAELESTLGQQIRQSPIWREQDDVLQSVPGVGPVLSRTILADLPELGTLNRRAIAALVGVAPLNRDSGTWRGTRRIGGGRGPVRAVLYMAAVTAARCNPVIRAFYQRLRAAGKTVKVALTACMRKLLTILNAMIKHHTPWQCGFQRT comes from the coding sequence ATGGCCGTGTCTCTGTATGTCGGTATTGATATCGCGAAAGCTCAGTTGGATGTGGCGTGTCGTCCCACGAGCGCCCGGTGGACCGTCCCGCATACTGCCCGTGGGATTGGCCGACTGGTCCGGCGACTTCGTCGCGTGCAGCCGACGTTGGTCGTGCTGGAAGCCACCGGTGGCTTGGAGCTGAATGTCGCAAGTGAGCTGGCCGCTGCGGCCCTGCCAGTCGCCGTGGTGAATCCCCGGCAAGTTCGGCATTTCGCGAAGGCCACGGGGCAACTGGCCAAGACGGATGCGCTGGACGCCGCGGTGCTGGCGCAGTTTGCCGAAGCGGTGCGGCCCATTGCCCGCCCGCTGCCGGATGAGGCCACACGCCGACTGGAAGCGCTGGTGAATCGCCGGCGTCAACTGCTGACCATGCTGACAGCGGAACAGAACCGACACACCCGCGCTTCGCGCGACATGCAGATCGAGATCCACGCCCATATGGAATGGTTGACGCAGCGGGTCGCGGAGCTGGAGTCGACGCTGGGGCAGCAGATCCGACAGAGCCCGATCTGGCGTGAGCAGGACGACGTGCTGCAGAGTGTGCCGGGCGTCGGGCCGGTGCTGAGCCGCACCATACTGGCAGACTTGCCGGAGCTGGGAACGTTGAACCGCCGCGCGATTGCGGCGCTGGTGGGCGTGGCCCCGTTGAACCGGGATAGCGGAACCTGGCGCGGCACGCGGCGCATCGGGGGAGGACGTGGCCCCGTGCGGGCGGTCCTCTATATGGCCGCCGTGACGGCGGCGCGGTGCAATCCTGTGATTCGAGCGTTCTATCAGCGGTTGCGCGCGGCGGGGAAGACGGTCAAGGTGGCGTTGACCGCCTGTATGCGAAAGTTGCTGACTATCTTGAATGCGATGATCAAACATCACACTCCGTGGCAGTGCGGATTTCAAAGGACTTGA
- a CDS encoding General secretion pathway protein G — translation MSEQEQTTNRQTIPWRRKRRTSCLRPSPITHHVSRCHLYDDRGFTFIEIMVVVAILAILAALVVPRIMGRTDDAKRTAAKVQIRNIEGALQLYKLDNGVYPTTEQGLKALVEKPSVGVVPKKWKIGGYLPKLPEDPWGNPYKYLSPVQKGDYKVEYEITSLGTDGEVGGEGVNADITNWNLDKE, via the coding sequence ATGAGCGAACAAGAGCAGACCACTAATCGGCAGACAATACCGTGGAGACGGAAGCGGAGGACTTCCTGCCTCCGCCCATCACCCATCACCCATCACGTATCACGCTGTCATCTCTACGATGATCGCGGCTTTACATTCATTGAGATCATGGTCGTCGTGGCCATCTTGGCCATTCTGGCGGCGCTGGTCGTCCCGCGTATCATGGGCAGGACGGATGATGCCAAGCGCACGGCGGCCAAAGTCCAGATTCGAAATATCGAAGGAGCGCTGCAACTGTACAAATTGGATAACGGTGTCTATCCCACCACGGAACAGGGCCTCAAGGCGCTCGTTGAAAAGCCCTCCGTCGGCGTGGTCCCGAAGAAATGGAAAATCGGAGGGTACCTGCCGAAGCTTCCGGAAGATCCCTGGGGCAATCCCTATAAGTATCTCAGCCCGGTCCAAAAGGGTGATTACAAAGTGGAGTATGAGATCACCTCTCTCGGAACGGACGGCGAGGTCGGCGGCGAAGGTGTCAATGCCGATATCACCAACTGGAACCTCGATAAAGAGTAA
- a CDS encoding Two-component transcriptional response regulator, LuxR family → MKPETSEPPQTVLVVDDEPTARTALTARLKRLGYRVIEAGDGKAGLESLRRERPDLTILDWMMPEMDGPSFCEQVRRDPELLSSQILMMTSHDQPQQIAEGLARGADDFLSKAASKYEITARVQAGMRTATLIRRLEDVKEEIRRKQEALERELQSAARYVESLLPTPGTLLRGVQMVHAYRPSLGLGGDLFNIVPWNEDVLSLYLLDASGHGVSSALRSASFSTFLRRENLLHHVGSSDPGAILTEANRQFPLTEDGNYFTIIFAKLDVRARTLSYATAGHNGALLHRRSGEVRWLAKPNFPLGFDPSTTYLTEEFPVGPGDRLYVLSDGLYEVPTSNGELWGQDRLEQAVRAFGRRSLSEVVSGTIEEAVRWQGHDHFPDDVALMGVELAENVFS, encoded by the coding sequence ATGAAACCTGAAACCTCTGAGCCGCCGCAAACCGTGCTCGTCGTAGACGATGAGCCTACCGCACGGACGGCCTTAACGGCTCGACTCAAACGGCTCGGCTATCGGGTGATCGAAGCCGGCGATGGAAAGGCCGGGTTGGAGTCGCTCCGACGTGAGCGGCCCGATCTGACCATCTTGGATTGGATGATGCCGGAAATGGACGGACCGTCCTTCTGCGAGCAGGTTCGTCGGGATCCCGAGCTGCTGTCGAGTCAAATTCTCATGATGACGAGTCATGATCAGCCTCAGCAGATCGCCGAAGGCCTGGCCCGGGGAGCCGATGACTTTCTCAGCAAGGCCGCCAGCAAGTATGAAATTACGGCCCGGGTCCAGGCCGGTATGCGCACGGCGACCTTGATCCGAAGGCTCGAGGACGTGAAGGAGGAAATCCGGAGGAAGCAGGAGGCTCTTGAACGGGAGCTCCAGTCCGCTGCGCGCTATGTGGAGTCGTTGCTTCCTACACCCGGGACACTTTTGCGGGGCGTGCAGATGGTCCATGCCTATCGGCCGTCGCTCGGTTTGGGGGGGGACCTCTTCAATATCGTGCCATGGAACGAGGACGTGCTGAGCCTGTATTTACTAGATGCGTCCGGTCACGGGGTATCGTCGGCACTGCGGTCTGCCTCGTTTTCAACTTTCTTGCGCAGGGAGAATCTGCTGCATCATGTCGGGTCCAGCGATCCGGGTGCGATTTTAACGGAAGCGAATAGACAGTTTCCGCTGACGGAGGATGGGAATTACTTTACGATCATTTTTGCCAAACTGGATGTCCGCGCTCGTACGCTGTCCTATGCAACGGCCGGACACAATGGAGCGCTTCTTCATCGTCGGTCCGGCGAAGTCCGTTGGCTGGCCAAACCAAATTTTCCGCTGGGCTTCGATCCGTCGACGACCTATCTCACGGAGGAGTTTCCCGTCGGGCCCGGGGATCGGTTGTACGTGTTGAGCGACGGTCTCTATGAAGTGCCGACCTCGAACGGCGAACTGTGGGGACAAGATCGCCTGGAACAGGCGGTTCGTGCGTTCGGCCGGCGTTCCCTGTCGGAAGTCGTATCCGGAACCATTGAGGAAGCGGTGCGATGGCAGGGACACGATCACTTCCCCGATGATGTGGCGTTGATGGGAGTTGAATTAGCCGAGAACGTCTTTTCATGA
- a CDS encoding Chemotaxis response regulator protein-glutamate methylesterase CheB: MSKIRVLTVDDSALMRQVLATLLMKDPDIEVVGSAPDPYIAREKIKALNPDVLTLDVEMPKMDGLTFLEKLMRGHPMPVVMVSSLTEAGCQTTLRALELGAVDFIAKPKIDLREGMEELAQDLIAKVKAAAVANVKREALGVRRETKPLTPYPLPLTSGSAMIKTTDTIIAIGSSTGGTEAVKEVLERLQPHTPPILITQHMPERFTRTWADRLNRLCRIAVKEAQDGDSVLPGHALIAPGNFHMTLVRSGARYTVRVNQDPPVNRHRPSVDVMFASVARYAGANAVGVILTGMGNDGAKELSAMKQAGAFTIAQDETSCVVFGMPKEAIKAGAVDKVLPLNDIAGAILAHVSR, from the coding sequence ATGAGCAAGATTCGCGTGTTGACCGTCGATGATTCGGCTCTCATGCGGCAGGTGCTCGCCACCTTGCTCATGAAGGATCCGGATATCGAAGTCGTCGGCTCCGCGCCTGATCCCTATATTGCGCGAGAGAAGATTAAGGCATTGAACCCGGACGTGCTGACTCTCGATGTGGAAATGCCCAAGATGGACGGACTCACGTTTTTGGAGAAGCTGATGCGCGGGCACCCAATGCCTGTGGTGATGGTGAGTTCGCTGACGGAGGCCGGCTGTCAGACGACTTTGCGCGCGCTGGAACTTGGAGCTGTGGATTTTATTGCCAAGCCGAAGATCGATCTTCGGGAAGGAATGGAGGAGCTCGCCCAGGATCTTATCGCCAAGGTCAAAGCCGCCGCGGTTGCGAACGTGAAGCGTGAGGCGTTAGGCGTGAGGCGTGAGACGAAACCCCTTACCCCTTACCCCTTACCCCTTACGTCCGGGAGTGCCATGATTAAGACGACTGATACCATCATCGCCATTGGTTCTTCGACCGGTGGAACGGAGGCTGTGAAGGAAGTATTGGAAAGGCTCCAGCCGCATACTCCACCAATTCTGATTACGCAACATATGCCTGAGCGATTTACGAGAACATGGGCCGACCGGCTGAACCGGCTCTGTCGGATCGCCGTCAAGGAAGCGCAAGACGGAGACAGTGTGTTGCCGGGACATGCCCTGATCGCTCCAGGTAATTTCCATATGACACTGGTCAGGAGCGGCGCTCGATACACGGTGCGGGTCAACCAGGATCCGCCGGTCAACCGCCATCGGCCGTCTGTGGATGTCATGTTTGCCTCAGTAGCCCGCTATGCCGGCGCCAACGCCGTGGGGGTGATTCTCACCGGGATGGGCAACGACGGCGCCAAAGAACTGTCGGCAATGAAACAAGCCGGCGCCTTCACGATCGCTCAAGATGAAACGAGCTGTGTTGTGTTCGGCATGCCGAAAGAGGCGATCAAGGCCGGCGCGGTGGATAAAGTTCTGCCGCTGAACGATATCGCCGGTGCCATACTGGCCCATGTAAGCCGCTGA